In Strix aluco isolate bStrAlu1 chromosome Z, bStrAlu1.hap1, whole genome shotgun sequence, the sequence gagctcgTGCGTGTGGCCTTAGAAGAGTTGGTGCTGCAAGGTGTGTTGGAGCAAGCGGCGCAAGGCGAGAGTTGTCGTGAGAAATGGCTGAAGCGGCCAGAGGAGCCCAGCTCAGCCTAGTCAAAGGGATCTTGTGCCGTGCCTGTCCTTGGCAGAGGCCTTGGcgggtttgggttgggagggacggTGAAAGGTCTTGCGGTCCAAGCGCCGCCGCCACGAGCAGGGCCACGTTGGAGTAGATCCGGTGTCTGGGAGCCCCGTCCAAGGTGACGGTGACCGTTTGCCGGGatggggcagctcccagctctcggGGCAACCTGTTGCAGCGTCTGAGGAGCAGGCTGGTGGTAGAAGACGTCTTGCTTGTGTCTGGTctgaatctgggctctgtgagtTGCAAAGCGTCAGCCCTGGTCCTGTGGGCACAGGCCCTGTGGCAAAGCCTGTGCCCAGCTGTCGTGGTTTCGGCTGGCATAGAGGTAATGtgcttgagctgggagagagcatctCGGGAGCGCCCGAGCCGGATTTGGGATGTGGCATTTGGGATTTGGCATTTGGGATTTGGGCCAGGGTAGAGTTCCCTTtctttggggtgggaggaggggcaGCTGGAGTGCCAGACCCGGACTGGCCCTTGGGGTGTTCCATCTCCTGTGACGTCGTACTCGGTATATAAAGGTGGCGGGTTCTCTCTGGCTTCTGGTGGGCACGGCGGCATCTTGGCTGGGTCGGGACCTTCGTTGGGTCGGGATCGGGATCGCAGCCGGGGGCGGGCTGCGCATCGTTGGGCGGGTGATGAGCGAGCGCATTGTGCGTTACCCGTTTGGGCTTTCCgttattgttttgttctgttgcagtggctaaagtgtttgttttttattttgaactacgaggtttttttcttgttgtaacTCCCCTATTTCCCCGGGCGGGGGAGAAAGGTGAGGGACCGGCCGAGTTGGAAGCACGGCCCCATCTTATTTCTAAGCCCCCTTGGAGGAGTGGAAGGCCGCTAGAAGGTGTCCTGGAGGGTGAAGAAGCCCAGGCGCGTGAGCCTTTCCTTCGAGGAGAGGCGTTGCAAGGCTCTGATCGCTCCCGTTTGTGGCCCTGGTCTGGAGGCGCTCCAACAGGCCCACGTCTTGGTTGGCGCGAGGAGTGCGGAGCTGATGGTGAGGCGGAGTGAGGCGGGATGGCCGGTGGGAAACGCTGAGGAGACGAGGGCCAACGAGGCGGTAGTGCTGCCGCTGGCTGCACCCCGTGAGAGGTTTTGGCAAGAGGTTGAGGCCGGTGCCTCGTCGTTGGGGAGGTGTCAAAGAGAAGAGCGGGCGCGGGGTGTGCGGGGAGCCCTgtttggagcagggctgggaggaggtgtTGAGTGGCGGTGccttccccccgcccctgccccccccaaaggCTCGTCCCCGTGCTTCTGAGACGAGAGGCAGAGGCAGGCTTTTTGCAAGAGGTCTTTATTTTGTGTGGAATAAATAGTGGAATAAATAGCTAAAACCCGTTGTGAAGATAAATAGAAGCTGTGGTGGAAGTGGAGGAGCAGCGCGTGGAGGGTGCGGGTGCAGGGCCGTTGTCGCCCCGGCGCCTGTCGTGGTGGGTGAGGGGAGGCGGGAGGGCAGAGGCGGGTCTGGGGCggtggtgggggtgtgtggggccGTGCGGGTTGGTGGGGGCCGTTGGGCTAACTGGGCGTGGTGCGGGTGAGGTTGTGGAGGCGTTGGAAGCAGGCGCGAGCTTGGAGGCGGACGTGGTCCCAGGCGCAGGCGCTGTGGTGGTGGGTGCGGAGGAAGTGCTGGATGTCCCTGAAGTATTTGTCGAGGGTGAGCGTGAGGCTGCGGGGCCCTGGGCCTTGGGCGAGCGTGCCGTTGGCGGTCAGGCATTGGTGGAGCTGCTGGATGTGGTGCTGGAGGCTGTTGAGGAGTTGGTGTCGTGCCTGGgcgtcccagtgctggggggtgctggggctgctgagggtgtggaggaggtgctggaggatgcgGAGGACGGTGGCGGCGGCTTGCTGTGGGTGGCTGGTGTGGAGGAGGGTGTCGGGGAAGACGGGCGCctggtgggggtggcagggctgtgtcGGGCTGGGAGCCAtggcctggaggagctggaggctgtcCCAGGGGAAGGTGTCGTGTCGGGGAGGCAGGTGGTGGCAGGCGAGGGCGGTGGCGAGAGCcgtcaggaggagcaggagcggcGGGGCGCCGTGGCGCAGGCGGGTCTGTGGGGTTGCGGGCGCAGCCATGGTGGGCCTGTGGgtggtgctgggcaggagcctgGTCAGGCTCGGTGGCGGTGCGGGCGGGCGCCGTGCTTGGGGTGCTGCCGGGTGGCCGGCTTTATGTGGTGCGGCGGCTTTCCCTCGCTCGCTTTCTGGTGGCAGCGAGTTTCCGgctgtggttttcagttttggcTGGTGGCCTGCGGTGGTGTCGGGGAAGTGCGTTGGTGGGGTGGGCGCGCGTGGGGAGGGCGGTGGCGGTGCTTTGCCGGGGCTGCGTTGGGGGCAGGTTGTCTGTAGTGGTTGAGTGGGGGATGCGAAAGCGCGCGCTGGGGCAGAGCCCTTGGGGGCAGCTGTGGCGGGGAGGTGTGTGAGGGTTTCCCTGTGAAGAGGCTGCAGCTGAAGTTTCCCTTCCTGCCCAAGTGTGTCTTGCGCCCGTGCTGCCCTGTGGTGCGTTTTCCTTTCgcctttgttttcatcttgtcTGGTCTTTCCTTTTCGTGTTGGGAAGGGTTGTGAAGTGATGTCACTTGGCAGAGCGTGGGGAGCCCCCTCCTGGAGCGAGGGCCTGggggtgtcgtcgtcgtcggcttgcgaggaggtggctgtgggtgTAGGCCCCTGAGCAGTGGCTGTGTTGGTGGCTGGAGCTGCCGCAGCTCGTGTGTTGAAGGGAATGGGcaagaaaggcaggaggcaaggcttgcggaaggaagaaggaagaggagaaagggaagggtcTCGGTGCTGCTCGGGCTGGGGCGTTGGGTCCGTGGCTGTGGTGCCACGCGCGTGGCCCTGGAGCAGGGGTCGTCTGGTGTTTTGTCTGCCTCCTTGGCTGAGGCGGCTGGAGAGCAAAGAAGAAGATGTTTGCCGTCAGCGAAGGAAGGGGCTTGCGTTTGGGACGGCGTGGGCCCCTCGAGGAGGGGTGTCCCAGAGTCCTGCGGAGGTGGAGCGGAGCCAGCGGATGTAGTTGTCGAGCtctagagggaggagggaggtggcggagGTTGTGCTCGCGGAGGTTTTGGGGTGCCTCGGGAGAGCAGGGATGGTGTTGTGTTGGTGTGAGAGAGGCCGCCGTGTGTTTTCTGGGAGCTTTTGAGCCGGGGCAAGAAATGGGGGTGTGGTGACGGTGGTGGCGGCCGTGGTGGCAGGGCGGTGTCGGGCGGGGAGCCATGGTCTGGCCAGGCCCCGTTGTGTTGGTGGGTGCCGTGCCCGGGGTGGTGGCACGCGCGTGATGATTTGGCGTCCCTAGGTGCCGTCAGTGCAGGAGGTGGGCTGGTGTTggaggtgggtggctggagctcgTGCGTGTGGCCTTAGAAGAGTTGGTGCTGCAAGGTGTGTTGGAGCAAGCGGCGCAAGGCGAGAGTTGTCGTGAGAAATGGCTGAAGCGGCCAGAGGAGCCCAGCTCAGCCTAGTCAAAGGGATCTTGTGCCATGCCTGTCCTTGGCAGAGGCCTTGGcgggtttgggttgggagggacggTGAAAGGTCTTGCGGTCCAAGCGCCGCCGCCACGAGCAGGGCCACGTTGGAGTAGATCCGGTGTCTGGGAGCCCCGTCCAAGGTGACGGTGACCGTTTGCCGGGatggggcagctcccagctctcggGGCAGCCTGTTGCAGCGTCTGAGGAGCAGGCTGGTGGTAGAAGACGTCTTGCTTGTGTCTGGTctgaatctgggctctgtgagtTGCAAAGCGTCAGCCCTGGTCCTGTGGGCACAGGCCCTGTGGCAAAGCCTGTGCCCAGCTGTCGTGGTTTCGGCTGGCATAGAGGTAATGtgcttgagctgggagagagcatctCGGGAGCGCCCGAGCCGGATTTGGCATTTGGGATTTGGCATTTGGGATTTGGCATTTGGGCCAGGGTAGAGTTCCCTTtctttggggtgggaggaggggcaGCTGGAGTGCCAGGCCCGGACTGGCCCTTGGGGTGTTCCATCTCCTGTGACGTCGTACTCGGTATATAAAGGTGGCGGGTTCTCTCTGGCTTCTGGTGGGCACGGCGGCATCTTGGCTGGGTCGGGACCTTCGTTGGGTCGGCATCGGGATCGCAGCCGGGGGCGGGCTGCGCATCGTTGGGCGGGTGATGAGCGAGCGCATTGTGCGTTACCCGTTTGGGCTTTCCgttattgttttgttctgttgcagtggctaaagtgtttgttttttattttgaactacgaggtttttttcttgttgtaacTCCCCTATTTCCCCGGGCGGGGGAGAAAGGTGAGGGACCGGCCGAGTTGGAAGCACGGCCCCATCTTATTTCTAAGCCCCCTTGGAGGAGTGGAAGGCCGCTAGAAGGTGTCCTGGAGGGTGAAGAAGCCCAGGCGTGTGAGCCTTTCCTTCGAGGAGAGGCGTTGCAAGGCTCTGATCGCTCCCGTTTGTGGCCCTGGTCTGGAGGCGCTCCAACAGGCCCACGTCTTGGTTGGCGCGAGGAGTGCGGAGCTGATGGTGAGGCGGAGTGAGGCGGGATGGCCGGTGGGAAACGCTGAGGAGACGAGGGCCAACGAGGCGGTAGTGCTGCCGCTGGCTGCACCCCGTGAGAGGTTTTGGCAAGAGGTTGAGGCCGGTGCCTCGTCGTTGGGGAGGTGTCAAAGAGAAGAGCGGGCGCGGGGTGTGCGGGGAGCCCTgtttggagcagggctgggaggaggtgtTGAGTGGCGGTGccttccccccgcccctgccccccccaaaggCTCGTCGCCGTGCTTCTGAGACGAGAGGCAGAGGCAGGCTTTTTGCAAGAGGTCTTTATTTTGTGTGGAATAAATAGTGGAATAAATAGCTAAAACCCGTTGTGAAGATAAATAGAAGCTGTGGTGGAAGTGGAGGAGCAGCGCGTGGAGGGTGCGGGTGCAGGGCCGTTGTCGCCCCGGCGCCTGTCGTGGTGGGTGAGGGGAGGCGGGAGGGCAGAGGCGGGTCTGGGGCGGTGGTGGGGGTGCGTGGGGCCGTGCGGGTTGGTGGGGGCCGTTGGGCTAACTGGGCGTGGTGCGGGTGAGGTTGTGGAGGCGTTGGAAGCAGGCGCGAGCTTGGAGGCGGACGTGGTCCCAGGCGCAGGCGCTGTGGTGGTGGGTGCGGAGGAAGTGCTGGATGTCCCTGAAGTATTTGTCGAGGGTGAGCGTGAGGCTGCGGGGCCCTGGGCCTTGGGCGAGCGTGCCGTTGGCGGTCAGGCATTGGTGGAGCTGCTGGATGTGGTGCTGGAGGCTGTTGAGGAGTTGGTGTCGTGCCTGGgcgtcccagtgctggggggtgctggggctgctgagggtgtggaggaggtgctggaggatgcgGAGGACGGTGGCGGCGGCTTGCTGTGGGTGGCTGGTGTGGAGGAGGGTGTCGGGGAAGACGGGCGCctggtgggggtggcagggctgtgtcGGGCTGGGAGCCAtggcctggaggagctggaggctgtcCCAGGGGAAGGTGTCGTGTCGGGGAGGCAGGTGGTGGCAGGCGAGGGCGGTGGCGAGAGCcgtcaggaggagcaggagcggcGGGGCGCCGTGGCGCAGGCGGGTCTGTGGGGTTGCGGGCGCAGCCATGGTGGGCCTGTGGgtggtgctgggcaggagcctgGTCAGGCTCGGTGGCGGTGCGGGCGGGCGCCGTGCTTGGGGTGCTGCCGGGTGGCCGGCTTTATGTGGTGCGGCGGCTTTCCCTCGCTCGCTTTCTGGTGGCAGCGAGTTTCCGgctgtggttttcagttttggcTGGTGGCCTGCGGTGGTGTCGGGGAAGTGCGTTGGTGGGGTGGGCGCGCGTGGGGAGGGCGGTGGCGGTGCTTTGCCGGGGCTGCGTTGGGGGCAGGTTGTCTGTAGTGGTTGAGTGGGGGATGCGAAAGCGCGCGCTGGGGCAGAGCCCTTGGGGGCAGCTGTGGCGGGGAGGTGTGTGAGGGTTTCCCTGTGAAGAGGCTGCAGCTGAAGTTTCCCTTCCTGCCCAAGTGTGTCTTGCGCCCGTGCTGCCCTGTGGTGCGTTTTCCTTTCgcctttgttttcatcttgtcTGGTCTTTCCTTTTCGTGTTGGGAAGGGTTGTGAAGTGATGTCACTTGGCAGAGCGTGGGGAGCCCCCTCCTGGAGCGAGGGCCTGggggtgtcgtcgtcgtcggcttgcgaggaggtggctgtgggtgTAGGCCCCTGAGCAGTGGCTGTGTTGGTGGCTGGAGCTGCCGCAGCTCGTGTGTTGAAGGGAATGGGcaagaaaggcaggaggcaaggcttgcggaaggaagaaggaagaggagaaagggaagggtcTCGGTGCTGCTCGGGCTGGGGCGTTGGGTCCGTGGCTGTGGTGCCACGCGCGTGGCCCTGGAGCAGGGGTCGTCTGGTGTTTTGTCTGCCTCCTTGGCTGAGGCGGCTGGAGAGCAAAGAAGAAGATGTTTGCCGTCAGCGAAGGAAGGGGCTTGCGTTTGGGATGGCGTGGGCCCCTCGAGGAGGGGTGTCCCAGAGTCCTGCGGAGGTGGAGCGGAGCCAGCGGATGTAGTTGTCGAGCtctagagggaggagggaggtggcggagGTTGTGCTCGCGGAGGTTTTGGGGTGCCTCGGGAGAGCAGGGATGGTGTTGTGTTGGTGTGAGAGAGGCCGCCGTGTGTTTTCTGGGAGCTTTTGAGCCGGGGCAAGAAATGGGGGTGTGGTGACGGTGGTGGCGGCCGTGGTGGCAGGGCGGTGTCGGGCGGGGAGCCATGGTCTGGCCAGGCCCCGTTGTGTTGGTGGGTGCCGTGCCCGGGGTGGTGGCACGCGCGTGATGATTTGGCGTCCCTAGGTGCCGTCAGTGCAGGAGGTGGGCTGGTGTTggaggtgggtggctggagctcgTGCGTGTGGCCTTAGAAGAGTTGGTGCTGCAAGGTGTGTTGGAGCAAGCGGCGCAAGGCGAGAGTTGTCGTGAGAAATGGCTGAAGCGGCCAGAGGAGCCCAGCTCAGCCTAGTCAAAGGGATCTGTGCCGTGCCTGTCCTTGGCAGAGGCCTTGGcgggtttgggttgggagggacggTGAAAGGTCTTGCGGTCCAAGCGCCGCCGCCACGAGCAGGGCCACGTTGGAGTAGATCCGGTGTCTGGGAGCCCCGTCCAAGGTGACGGTGACCGTTTGCCGGGatggggcagctcccagctctcggGGCAGCCTGTTGCAGCGTCTGAGGAGCAGGCTGGTGGTAGAAGACGTCTTGCTTGTGTCTGGTctgaatctgggctctgtgagtTGCAAAGCGTCAGCCCTGGTCCTGTGGGCACAGGCCCTGTGGCAAAGCCTGTGCCCAGCTGTCGTGGTTTCGGCTGGCATAGAGGTAATGtgcttgagctgggagagagcatctCGGGAGCGCCCGAGCCGGATTTGGCATTTGGGATTTGGCATTTGGGATTTGGCATTTGGGCCAGGGTAGAGTTCCCTTtctttggggtgggaggaggggcaGCTGGAGTGCCAGGCCCGGACTGGCCCTTGGGGTGTTCCATCTCCTGTGACGTCGTACTCGGTATATAAAGGTGGCGGGTTCTCTCTGGCTTCTGGTGGGCACGGCGGCATCTTGGCTGGGTCGGGACCTTCGTTGGGTCGGCATCGGGATCGCAGCCGGGGGCGGGCTGCGCATCGTTGGGCGGGTGATGAGCGAGCGCATTGTGCGTTACCCGTTTGGGCTTTCCgttattgttttgttctgttgcagtggctaaagtgtttgttttttattttgaactacgaggtttttttcttgttgtaacTCCCCTATTTCCCCGGGCGGGGGAGAAAGGTGAGGGACCGGCCGAGTTGGAAGCACGGCCCCATCTTATTTCTAAGCCCCCTTGGAGGAGTGGAAGGCCGCTAGAAGGTGTCCTGGAGGGTGAAGAAGCCCAGGCGTGTGAGCCTTTCCTTCGAGGAGAGGCGTTGCAAGGCTCTGATCGCTCCCGTTTGTGGCCCTGGTCTGGAGGCGCTCCAACAGGCCCACGTCTTGGTTGGCGCGAGGAGTGCGGAGCTGATGGTGAGGCGGAGTGAGGCGGGATGGCCGGTGGGAAACGCTGAGGAGACGAGGGCCAACGAGGCGGTAGTGCTGCCGCTGGCTGCACCCCGTGAGAGGTTTTGGCAAGAGGTTGAGGCCGGTGCCTCGTCGTTGGGGAGGTGTCAAAGAGAAGAGCGGGCGCGGGGTGTGCGGGGAGCCCTgtttggagcagggctgggaggaggtgtTGAGTGGCGGTGccttccccccgcccctgccccccccaaaggCTCGTCGCCGTGCTTCTGAGACGAGAGGCAGAGGCAGGCTTTTTGCAAGAGGTCTTTATTTTGTGTGGAATAAATAGTGGAATAAATAGCTAAAACCCGTTGTGAAGATAAATAGAAGCTGTGGTGGAAGTGGAGGAGCAGCGCGTGGAGGGTGCGGGTGCAGGGCCGTTGTCGCCCCGGCGCCTGTCGTGGTGGGTGAGGGGAGGCGGGAGGGCAGAGGCGGGTCTGGGGCGGTGGTGGGGGTGCGTGGGGCCGTGCGGGTTGGTGGGGGCCGTTGGGCTAACTGGGCGTGGTGCGGGTGAGGTTGTGGAGGCGTTGGAAGCAGGCGCGAGCTTGGAGGCGGACGTGGTCCCAGGCGCAGGCGCTGTGGTGGTGGGTGCGGAGGAAGTGCTGGATGTCCCTGAAGTATTTGTCGAGGGTGAGCGTGAGGCTGCGGGGCCCTGGGCCTTGGGCGAGCGTGCCGTTGGCGGTCAGGCATTGGTGGAGCTGCTGGATGTGGTGCTGGAGGCTGTTGAGGAGTTGGTGTCGTGCCTGGgcgtcccagtgctggggggtgctggggctgctgagggtgtggaggaggtgctggaggatgcgGAGGACGGTGGCGGCGGCTTGCTGTGGGTGGCTGGTGTGGAGGAGGGTGTCGGGGAAGACGGGCGCctggtgggggtggcagggctgtgtcGGGCTGGGAGCCAtggcctggaggagctggaggctgtcCCAGGGGAAGGTGTCGTGTCGGGGAGGCAGGTGGTGGCAGGCGAGGGCGGTGGCGAGAGCcgtcaggaggagcaggagcggcGGGGCGCCGTGGCGCAGGCGGGTCTGTGGGGTTGCGGGCGCAGCCATGGTGGGCCTGTGGgtggtgctgggcaggagcctgGTCAGGCTCGGTGGCGGTGCGGGCGGGCGCCGTGCTTGGGGTGCTGCCGGGTGGCCGGCTTTATGTGGTGCGGCGGCTTTCCCTCGCTCGCTTTCTGGTGGCAGCGAGTTTCCGgctgtggttttcagttttggcTGGTGGCCTGCGGTGGTGTCGGGGAAGTGCGTTGGTGGGGTGGGCGCGCGTGGGGAGGGCGGTGGCGGTGCTTTGCCGGGGCTGCGTTGGGGGCAGGTTGTCTGTAGTGGTTGAGTGGGGGATGCGAAAGCGCGCGCTGGGGCAGAGCCCTTGGGGGCAGCTGTGGCGGGGAGGTGTGTGAGGGTTTCCCTGTGAAGAGGCTGCAGCTGAAGTTTCCCTTCCTGCCCAAGTGTGTCTTGCGCCCGTGCTGCCCTGTGGTGCGTTTTCCTTTCgcctttgttttcatcttgtcTGGTCTTTCCTTTTCGTGTTGGGAAGGGTTGTGAAGTGATGTCACTTGGCAGAGCGTGGGGAGCCCCCTCCTGGAGCGAGGGCCTGggggtgtcgtcgtcgtcggcttgcgaggaggtggctgtgggtgTAGGCCCCTGAGCAGTGGCTGTGTTGGTGGCTGGAGCTGCCGCAGCTCGTGTGTTGAAGGGAATGGGcaagaaaggcaggaggcaaggcttgcggaaggaagaaggaagaggagaaagggaagggtcTCGGTGCTGCTCGGGCTGGGGCGTTGGGTCCGTGGCTGTGGTGCCACGCGCGTGGCCCTGGAGCAGGGGTCGTCTGGTGTTTTGTCTGCCTCCTTGGCTGAGGCGGCTGGAGAGCAAAGAAGAAGATGTTTGCCGTCAGCGAAGGAAGGGGCTTGCGTTTGGGATGGCGTGGGCCCCTCGAGGAGGGGTGTCCCAGAGTCCTGCGGAGGTGGAGCGGAGCCAGCGGATGTAGTTGTCGAGCtctagagggaggagggaggtggcggagGTTGTGCTCGCGGAGGTTTTGGGGTGCCTCGGGAGAGCAGGGATGGTGTTGTGTTGGTGTGAGAGAGGCCGCCGTGTGTTTTCTGGGAGCTTTTGAGCCGGGGCAAGAAATGGGGGTGTGGTGACGGTGGTGGCGGCCGTGGTGGCAGGGCGGTGTCGGGCGGGGAGCCATGGTCTGGCCAGGCCCCGTTGTGTTGGTGGGTGCCGTGCCCGGGGTGGTGGCACGCGCGTGATGATTTGGCGTCCCTAGGTGCCGTCAGTGCAGGAGGTGGGCTGGTGTTggaggtgggtggctggagctcgTGCGTGTGGCCTTAGAAGAGTTGGTGCTGCAAGGTGTGTTGGAGCAAGCGGCGCAAGGCGAGAGTTGTCGTGAGAAATGGCTGAAGCGGCCAGAGGAGCCCAGCTCAGCCTAGTCAAAGGGATCTGTGCCGTGCCTGTCCTTGGCAGAGGCCTTGGcgggtttgggttgggagggacggTGAAAGGTCTTGCGGTCCAAGCGCCGCCGCCACGAGCAGGGCCACGTTGGAGTAGATCCGGTGTCTGGGAGCCCCGTCCAAGGTGACGGTGACCGTTTGCCGGGatggggcagctcccagctctcggGGCAGCCTGTTGCAGCGTCTGAGGAGCAGGCTGGTGGTAGAAGACGTCTTGCTTGTGTCTGGTctgaatctgggctctgtgagtTGCAAAGCGTCAGCCCTGGTCCTGTGGGCACAGGCCCTGTGGCAAAGCCTGTGCCCAGCTGTCGTGGTTTCGGCTGGCATAGAGGTAATGtgcttgagctgggagagagcatctCGGGAGCGCCCGAGCCGGAT encodes:
- the LOC141918160 gene encoding interferon-like, which codes for MAAPATPQTRLRHGAPPLLLLLTALATALACHHLPPRHDTFPWDSLQLLQAMAPSPTQPCHPHQAPVFPDTLLHTSHPQQAAATVLRILQHLLHTLSSPSTPQHWDAQARHQLLNSLQHHIQQLHQCLTANGTLAQGPGPRSLTLTLDKYFRDIQHFLRTHHHSACAWDHVRLQARACFQRLHNLTRTTPS